The Anopheles gambiae chromosome 2, idAnoGambNW_F1_1, whole genome shotgun sequence genomic sequence ATCGTCATGCCGGAACAGTCCACCACCCATACCGTCCCGTGCACCTGTGTCCGCTCGTACTCCAGGCACGTGTTAATGACGAGCGCACCGAGCCTCATCTGCAGCAGTGCGGTCGTTTCTTTCGGATCCATTGCACCCACGCGCACCAGTATGACCGTACGTCGCTGTCGGTCCTGCCCAAGCGGTACGATCGCATCCAGCTCCACCATACGCTGCACGTTGGGATGGAAGCTGCTCACCTCCGCACCGTACAGTGTTCGCATGCGCATCAGAAACGCCAATCCGCCTTCCAGCGTTGCGCAAGCATCGTTGACGTTAAACTTCCTGTACCGCAAAAACCGCAACAGAAACACCGGATCCGTCCGGCAGCGTACGATTTGCGGATGTTTCGCGATAAACTCACGCATCAGCGCAAGGGATGATTCGCGCGTGTCCTCGTTTTCGTGCAGCTCTTCCGCGGCCCGCACCAAGTCACGCTCGTCCAATGTCGTCCGATACGGTGCGTACGTTCGAGGACGTTTGTCCATCACGTCTTCGTAGTGCATGATGTGATTTCGGGAGGAAGTAACACCTTTCGAGGTACAATTTGAGCGCGCTGCGTACACTGTCACAGAATGCTGTGAGGGTTCCTTCTAATCGCTGGTGTTGCTAGAACCGTGGCTCGAGCCAAACTGTGGCAGCGTCCAGCGTCCGGGGAGCAGGTTAGTGCGATCTTTCCAgccccagtttttttttttttttgcgctgacCTGAGCCGGGACGGGGCCGCCACCTTTGCTAATTGTCTAATGCAGGTCCATGTTTCACACGCTCATTTGCAATTATATGATAATGATTGGTTTTGCGCGCGTGTTGGTTGGATCTTGGGGCTCGGGTCTCGGGGTGAAATCGGGCTTGCTCCAGAAATGTGCGCTGAGAACTTCAGTCAACAAGATGCCGCTACCGGGTTAACAGCTTTCTAgtgttcgatcgatcgagtcGGGTACGACGACATGCGGGGATCGGTGTTGTGATATAAGGAAGTTGCGTGACGCCATCATCGCCCCTTTCGGTGTaaggtgttttgtgttttgtggctgtTCAACTACGACGAAAATAGTTTGCCTAAAGCTTTCTACAGCTTTCCACGTCAACACAGTTTCCCATCTCAAACATGAACCGCAAACAAAACCCTAATCTAACGATCCAAAACGATCGACAACGTTTGCTCTCGCAACAGGCAAATTGtgctttgtgttgtgtgtatctATTACGATCGGGTCGTTGTGGCTTAAAACCCACTAAAAAAAGCGTAATTAAAAGACGCAGACGACGGTGACTCCTCCTGCGTTACAAGCGGATTGCGGATCCAGAGCAGAAAACAGAAGCCCCCAATTGTGTGTGGATGGTTGCACAAAGCGATGACGATACAGAAAAGCTGCGTCTTAACAGTCAACTTAACACAGCCATCGATTTCGCAGTCATGAGATTGAGCTTATGCAATACcttcacgtgtgtgtgtgtgtgtgtgtgtgtgtgtgtgtgtgtgtgtgtgtgtgtgtgtgtgtgtgtgtgtgtgtgtgtgtgtgtgtgtgtgtgtgtgtgtgtgtgtgtgtgtgtgtgtgtgtgtgtgtgtgtgtgtgtgtgtgtgtgtgtgtgtgtgtgtgtgtgtgtgtgtgtgtgt encodes the following:
- the LOC1269826 gene encoding retinaldehyde-binding protein 1; this encodes MHYEDVMDKRPRTYAPYRTTLDERDLVRAAEELHENEDTRESSLALMREFIAKHPQIVRCRTDPVFLLRFLRYRKFNVNDACATLEGGLAFLMRMRTLYGAEVSSFHPNVQRMVELDAIVPLGQDRQRRTVILVRVGAMDPKETTALLQMRLGALVINTCLEYERTQVHGTVWVVDCSGMTMAHVGMWGLSEVKMMADSINEVVTMFVKEVHMVKVPRITWMLLDLLLPLLSPKIRDRFKFHRTEQELHSAIDQTLLPTTCGGQQSLKQATDNFRDMFEKQTKWFKLEEQFLMDLSIPAPGSSGSSARTAHRNEFPGEESMVGSFRKLTVD